One window of Acropora palmata chromosome 1, jaAcrPala1.3, whole genome shotgun sequence genomic DNA carries:
- the LOC141893306 gene encoding uncharacterized protein LOC141893306, which yields MLTRFRWNSVALTADIEKAFLMVGIKPEDRDMLRFLWFKDPFAEKPETNEYRFNRLLFGLRPSPSILGETIAHHLNLYKQSEPEMYDLLRKSLYVDDLLTGEENDENGFVVYQKSKRIMASGGFNLRKWNTNSQTLLKSIEACENSQEQKGSVDHATAEDDESYAKSSITPGNSETKNDTVVKVLGMNWDTVEDNFFFNFTDLCDYGMSLPVTKRSVLKLSAMVFDPMGFLTPYTVEMKILFQELCLDKIDWDSNLPKHLLGTWNSLLNELKCLNNVKIPRCYFRSKPVQFELYGFSDASNRAYAGVVYIRSLYEYGGTDVRLVASKTRVAPLKRQTIPRLELLGALILARLMNSLDLTKGIVKTVYWTDSTTALCWIKNEKPWKQYVQHRAEEIRRLTSMNDWRHCPGKQNPADLPSRGTSAKDLTNNVIWWNGTEFLYLPETEWPANEPTHFGDEEALKEAAKNAFNITHSLVNSTANKPITPRIDNLIDIARFSDLTKLLRVTALVVKFVNKLKNTARTKSNSGSGIEILTAPELTNAEELWIKAVQASSFDEEIKFLRDHRQNKILPPTYVSQFGLVLENGVVKCQGRMNNAEFLGSARNPILLPAKHDFVQLIIKKVHASVKHCGLRDTLTTIRERFWILRGREAVKRVIKKCVICLRINGMPYKSQPTPDLPSERVSEDPPFTHVGLDFAGPLNIVNEHANASSKGYVCLFTCASTRAIHLEICKRLDVHDFLLAFRRFASRRGLPATITSDNAKTFKSSSKDIRRITRSNEVLRYLVNQRISWNFIIERAPWWGGFWERLVRSVKVPLKKVLGRATLNFEQLRTLMVEIESVINARPITYVYDDTNSISYPLTHS from the coding sequence ATGCTAACAAGATTTCGCTGGAACTCCGTCGCTCTAACCGCGGACATTGAGAAAGCGTTCTTGATGGTCGGAATTAAACCGGAAGACAGAGATATGTTACGCTTTCTGTGGTTCAAAGATCCGTTTGCCGAGAAACCAGAAACCAATGAATATCGATTTAATCGCTTATTGTTTGGTCTGAGGCCATCCCCTTCTATTCTTGGCGAAACCATTGCGCATCATCTAAATCTCTACAAACAAAGTGAACCCGAAATGTACGATCTGTTACGCAAGTCCCTGTACGTGGACGATCTTTTAACTGGAGAAGAGAACGACGAGAACGGTTTCGTTGTTTATCAGAAATCGAAGAGGATAATGGCTAGCGGTGGTTTCAACCTCAGAAAATGGAACACTAATtctcaaaccctgttgaaatCGATTGAAGCCTGCGAGAATTCGCAAGAACAAAAGGGATCAGTTGACCATGCTACAGCCGAAGATGATGAGTCGTACGCTAAATCGTCAATCACACCTGGAAATTCAGAAACGAAGAACGACACAGTGGTTAAGGTTCTTGGAATGAACTGGGACACTGTCGAAGACAACTTTTTCTTCAACTTTACTGATTTGTGTGATTATGGAATGTCACTTCCGGTAACCAAGCGTTCTGTTTTGAAGTTGTCAGCAATGGTATTTGACCCGATGGGATTTCTTACTCCGTACACTGTGGAAATGAAAATTCTATTCCAGGAACTCTGTCTTGACAAGATCGATTGGGATAGCAACCTGCCAAAACATCTTCTCGGAACCTGGAATTCATTACTTAACGAATTGAAGTGTTTGAACAATGTCAAAATACCCCGTTGTTATTTCCGATCAAAGCCTGTGCAATTCGAGCTCTATGGATTTAGCGACGCCTCTAACCGAGCTTACGCAGGAGTTGTTTACATCCGATCACTGTATGAATATGGTGGCACCGATGTTCGTCTAGTTGCCTCGAAAACGAGAGTGGCGCCGCTAAAAAGACAGACGATTCCACGCCTGGAATTGTTAGGTGCTCTCATCCTCGCCCGACTCATGAACAGCCTTGACTTGACCAAAGGTATTGTCAAAACCGTTTACTGGACAGATTCGACGACAGCCTTGTGTTGGATCAAAAACGAAAAGCCCTGGAAGCAATATGTACAACATCGAGCTGAAGAAATTCGTAGGTTGACCTCTATGAACGACTGGCGTCATTGCCcgggaaaacaaaacccaGCGGACTTGCCGTCAAGGGGTACAAGTGCTAAGGATCTTACTAACAATGTAATCTGGTGGAACGGAACTGAATTTCTATACCTGCCGGAGACAGAATGGCCAGCAAACGAGCCAACTCATTTTGGAGATGAAGAAGCGCTAAAAGAAGCTGCAAAGAATGCATTTAATATCACTCATTCCTTGGTGAACAGTACAGCGAACAAACCGATTACCCCAAGGATTGACAATTTAATTGACATCGCACGATTTAGCGATCTGACGAAATTGCTTCGCGTAACCGCCCTCGTTgttaaatttgtaaacaagctGAAGAACACAGCGCGAACCAAGTCAAATTCTGGAAGTGGAATTGAAATTCTCACTGCCCCAGAGTTAACTAATGCTGAGGAACTTTGGATTAAAGCGGTGCAAGCGTCTTCATTTGACGAAGAAATCAAGTTTCTACGCGATCAcaggcaaaacaaaattttgccGCCGACTTACGTCTCACAGTTTGGATTAGTTCTGGAAAATGGTGTTGTTAAATGTCAGGGTCGAATGAACAATGCCGAATTTCTGGGGAGCGCAAGAAATCCAATTCTTTTGCCAGCTAAGCACGATTTCGTTCAATTGATTATCAAGAAGGTACATGCATCAGTGAAGCACTGCGGATTAAGGGACACTCTTACTACGATAAGAGAGCGATTTTGGATTTTGAGGGGTCGCGAAGCCGTGAAACGAGTTATCAAAAAATGCGTGATTTGTTTGCGAATCAATGGAATGCCGTACAAGTCTCAGCCAACTCCTGATCTTCCGAGTGAACGAGTTTCTGAAGATCCACCCTTCACGCACGTAGGATTGGATTTTGCGGGACCACTAAATATTGTCAATGAGCACGCGAATGCATCAAGCAAGGGTTATGTGTGTTTGTTTACATGTGCGTCGACCAGAGCTATACACTTGGAGATATGTAAACGTCTAGACGTTCACGATTTTCTGTTGGCCTTCCGACGATTTGCTAGTCGACGAGGACTCCCTGCGACTATTACATCAGACAACGCAAAAACTTTCAAGTCTTCGAGCAAAGATATCAGAAGGATCACAAGATCCAACGAAGTGTTGCGTTACCTTGTTAATCAAAGAATCTCCTGGAACTTCATCATTGAAAGGGCTCCCTGGTGGGGAGGTTTCTGGGAGCGCTTAGTCCGAAGTGTCAAGGTGCCTCTGAAGAAAGTGCTCGGTCGAGCAACTCTAAATTTTGAACAATTGCGAACTTTAATGGTGGAGATCGAGTCAGTGATCAATGCTAGGCCGATCACCTACGTGTACGACGACACAAATTCAATCTCTTATCCGTTGACGCATAGTTAA
- the LOC141874196 gene encoding uncharacterized protein LOC141874196 produces MRLAEYFFDENSNNRTANEHDTPFHNKSTWNPPNDRERALNTFLDAVKLDITMTKPKPTQDNLTVTERQAIGQLKQRQDIIIKPADKGSGTVVMDKTWYIDECNRQLTDTKFYQHLDEDITADIQKRVTFYVNRMHKDKLINDKTKQYLIQSDVKPGRFYILPKVHKPGNPGRPIVSSNSHPTERLSHFVDYHLQPLVHKLQSFVKDTNDFLNKLLTIGNLPANSLLVTLDVSSLYTNIPHNEGINACERFLRTSSHKTIPTSTPCDLIRMILTMNNFSFHDNHYLQIHGTAMGTKMVPSYANLFLVFFEANALKNAPFQPHTWLRYIDDIFMIWTEGLDNLKIFIDYLNNIHSTIKFTSSHSSTNIPYLDVNVSFTNDRNISTDLYTKPTDKHQHLLYSSYHPLHTKKAIPSVLHSVYDVSVLPTLHFILALLNLPLTSLNEVTTVTSSTNKYDAPQTSPANSLYKPKTSTNLNEYHS; encoded by the coding sequence ATGCGTTTAGCCGAGTACTTTTTCGACGAAAACAGCAATAATCGCACAGCCAACGAACACGACACTCCTTTCCATAACAAGAGTACTTGGAACCCCCCCAACGACAGAGAAAGAGCCCTTAACACCTTTTTAGACGCCGTTAAACTTGACATAACCATGACTAAACCAAAACCTACTCAAGATAACCTTACTGTTACAGAACGACAGGCCATAGGTCAGCTTAAACAACGACAAGACATAATTATAAAACCCGCGGACAAAGGTTCCggtactgttgttatggacaagactTGGTACATCGACGAATGCAACAGACAACTTACTGACACCAAATTCTACCAACACCTAGACGAAGACATCACTGCCGACATACAAAAACGTGTTACTTTTTACGTTAACAGAATGCATAAGGACAAACTTATAAAcgacaaaaccaaacaataccTCATACAATCTGACGTTAAACCAGGACGATTTTACATTCTACCTAAAGTACATAAGCCGGGCAATCCAGGACGCCCTATTGTTTCATCTAACAGCCATCCCACGGAACGCTTGTCTCATTTCGTTGACTATCACCTTCAACCTTTAGTTCATAAACTGCAATCCTTTGTCAAGGACACTAACGACTTTCTTAACAAACTCCTCACCATCGGTAATTTACCGGCTAATTCCTTACTGGTCACACTTGATGTTTCATCATTATATACTAATATCCCACATAATGAAGGTATTAATGCTTGTGAACGTTTTCTACGCACTTCCTCCCACAAAACCATTCCCACTAGCACACCCTGTGACCTCATTCGTATGATTCTCACCATGAATAATTTCTCCTTTCATGATAACCACTATCTCCAAATCCACGGCACCGCCATGGGTACTAAAATGGTTCCCTCTTATGCTaacctttttcttgtttttttcgaagcaaacgctttgaaaaatgccccATTTCAACCTCACACTTGGCTGCGCTATATCGATGATATTTTTATGATCTGGACCGAAGGTCTGgataacctaaaaatttttATCGACTATCTCAACAACATTCACTCCACCATCAAATTCACTAGTTCACACTCCTCTACTAACATACCTTACCTTGACGTAAATGTCTCTTTCACTAACGACAGAAATATATCTACTGATCTCTACACCAAACCTACAGACAAACACCAACATCTACTCTATTCATCTTACCATCctttacatacaaaaaaagccattccttCAGTCTTGCACTCCGTTTACGACGTATCTGTTCTACCGACGCTACATTTCATACTCGCACTGCTCAACTTGCCACTTACCTCCTTAAACGAGGTTACAACCGTAACTtcgtcaacaaacaaatacgacGCGCCGCAGACATCCCCCGCCAACTCACTTTACAAACCAAAGACATCAACAAACCTAAACGAATACCATTCATAA